One genomic region from Ammospiza caudacuta isolate bAmmCau1 chromosome 1, bAmmCau1.pri, whole genome shotgun sequence encodes:
- the KDM1B gene encoding lysine-specific histone demethylase 2, which yields MSTGRVRTKKKACSSDQSPDNLPLRSSGRQVKKKAAEAADDDDEASEKKYRKCEKAGCTATCPVCFASAAERCAKNGYTSRWYHLSCGEHFCNECFDHYYRSHKDGYEKYTAWKRIWTSNGKSEPSPKAFMADQQLPYWVQCTKPECGKWRQLTKEIQLTPQIAKTYRCGMKLNNSTKSEGSDQCSMPEDLRVAEVSDHWWYSMLILPPLLKDSVAAPFLAAYYPDCVGMSPSCTSTNRSPGESNLVKLEHLKSVPNVTVAGMNKYFQPFYQPNECGKALCVRPDVMELDELYEFPEYSRDPTMYLALRNLILALWYTNCKEALTPQKCIHHIIVRGLVRIRCVQEMERILYFMTRKGLINTGVLSVSSDQYLLPKEYHNKSVIIVGAGAAGLAAARQLHNFGIKVIVLEAKDRIGGRVWDDKTFTGVTVGRGAQIVNGCVNNPMALMCEQLGIKMHKLGEKCDLIQEGGRITDPTIDKRMDFHFNAILDVVSEWRKDKTQHQDVPLGEKIQEIYKAFIQESGIQFSELEEKVLQFHLSNLEYACGSNLSQVSARSWDHNEFFAQFAGDHTLLTVGYSTVIDKLAEGLDIRLNFPVQSIDYSGEEVQVTTADGTVWTTQKVLVTVPLALLQKNAIQFNPPLSEKKIKAINSLGAGVIEKIALQFPYRFWDSKIQGADFFGHVPPNSSQRGLFSVFYDMDPEGKESILMSVVTGDAVTAIKNLDDQQVLQQCMTVLRELFKEQEVPEPEKFFVTRWSNDPWLQMAYSFVKTGGSGEAYDMMAEDIQGKVFFAGEATNRHFPQTVTGAYLSGVREASKIAAF from the exons ATGTCAACGGGAAGGGTACGAACGAAGAAAAAGGCATGTTCTTCAGACCAGTCTCCAGACAACCTTCCTCTGAGGAGTTCTGGAAGACAg gtgaagaagaaagcagctgaagcagcagatgatgatgatgaagcgTCAGAGAAGAAATATAGAAAGTGTGAAAAAGCTGGATGCACGGCAACATGTCCCGTTTGCTTTGCCAGTGCAGCAGAAAG ATGTGCAAAAAATGGCTACACGTCTAGATGGTACCATCTGTCCTGTGGGGAGCACTTCTGCAATGAATGTTTTGACCACTATTACCGAAG CCATAAAGATGGTTATGAGAAATACACTGCCTGGAAAAGGATTTGGACAAGCAATGGTAAAAGTGAGCCCAGTCCAAAAGCCTTTATGGCTGATCAACAACTTCCTTACTGG GTGCAGTGCACAAAACCGGAATGTGGTAAATGGCGTCAGCTGACAAAGGAAATCCAGCTGACACCACAAATAGCAAAAACCTACAGATGTGGTATGAAACTGAACAATTCCACCAAG TCTGAGGGCTCAGACCAATGTTCCATGCCTGAGGACTTG AGAGTGGCTGAAGTTTCAGACCATTGGTGGTACTCCATGCTCATACTCCCTCCTTTGCTGAAAGACAGTGTGGCAGCTCCCTTTCTAGCTGCATATTATCCAGACTGCGTGGGCATGAGTCCATCCTGTACCAGCACTAATCGGTCACCTGGTGAATCCAACCTTGTGAAGTTAGAGCACCTAAAGAGCGTGCCTAATGTGACTG TTGCAGGCATGAACAAGTATTTCCAGCCTTTTTACCAGCCCAATGAATGTGGGAAAGCACTTTGTGTGAGGCCAGATGTcatggaactggatgagctctATGAGTTCCCAGAATATTCACGAGATCCTACCATGTACCTGGCATTGAGAAACTTGATTTTGGCTTTGTGGTACACAAACTGCAAG GAGGCTCTCACCCCTCAAAAATGTATCCATCATATAATTGTTCGGGGGCTTGTGCGGATCCGCTGTGTGCAGGAAATGGAGAGGATCCTGTATTTTATGACAAGGAAAGGGTTAATTAATACAGGGGTTTTGTCAGTCAGTTCTGACCAGTACCTTCTTCCTAAGGAATACCACAAT aaatCTGTCATTATTGTTGGGGCTGGTGCAGCAGGATTAGCAGCAGCCCGGCAACTGCACAACTTTGGAATTAAG GTCATTGTTTTAGAAGCTAAGGACAGAATTGGTGGCCGAGTGTGGGACGACAAGACGTTCACAGGAGTCACTGTTGGAAGAGGCGCACAAATCGTCAATGGATGTGTCAACAACCCAATGGCACTAATGTGTGAGCAA CTTGGCATTAAAATGCACAAATTAGGGGAGAAATGTGACTTGATCCAGGAAGGTGGAAGGATAACAGATCCCACTATTGATAAACGTATGGACTTTCATTTCAATGCCATCCTAGATGTTGTCTCTGAGTGGAGAAAAGATAAAACCCAACATCAAGATGTTCCTCTTGGTG aaaaaatacaaGAGATATATAAAGCCTTTATTCAGGAGTCTGGTATCCAGTTCAGTGAGCTGGAAGAAAAAGTACTGCAGTTCCATCTCAGTAATTTGGAATATGCCTGCGGCAGCAATCTCTCTCAG GTATCTGCACGCTCATGGGACCACAATGAATTTTTTGCCCAGTTTGCTGGAGATCACACTCTTCTAACTGTGGGATATTCAACTGTGATTGACAAGTTGGCAGAAGGGCTGGACATCCGGCTGAATTTCCCA GTTCAGAGTATTGACTATTCTGGTGAAGAAGTGCAGGTCACTACTGCAGATGGAACAGTGTGGACAACACAAAAG GTATTAGTGACTGTACCACTGGCCCTTCTTCAGAAAAATGCCATTCAGTTTAATCCTCcactgtcagaaaaaaaaattaaagccatTAATAGTTTGGGAGCAGGAGTCATTGAGAAA ATCGCCTTGCAGTTTCCATATAGATTTTGGGACAGTAAAATTCAAGGAGCTGATTTTTTTGGTCATGTTCCACCCAATTCCAGCCAACGTGGGCTCTTTAGTGTCTTCTATGACATGGATCCAGAG GgcaaagaaagcattttaatgtCAGTGGTCACCGGAGATGCTGTGACAGCCATTAAGAATTTAGATGACCAACAAGTACTGCAACAGTGCATGACTGTACTCCGAGAGCTGTTTAAGGAGCAG GAGGTTCCTGAGCCAGAGAAGTTTTTCGTTACCCGATGGAGCAATGACCCTTGGCTGCAGATGGCGTACAGCTTTGTGAAAACCGGGGGCAGCGGCGAAGCTTACGACATGATGGCTGAAGACATACAAGGAAAAGTTTTCTTTGCTGGTGAG GCCACAAATAGGCACTTTCCTCAGACCGTTACAGGAGCTTACTTGAGTGGAGTTCGAGAAGCCAGCAAAATAGCAGCATTTTAA